One genomic segment of Hippoglossus hippoglossus isolate fHipHip1 chromosome 22, fHipHip1.pri, whole genome shotgun sequence includes these proteins:
- the zfyve26 gene encoding zinc finger FYVE domain-containing protein 26 isoform X2, which yields MYPFSREAETSLQDLFEYFKRCLQHGEWELASACVPQLVQSTHSENLQDIIKAIICHPYKLEWETVGSPHRLAWFWLQVLEKWTEEKVSPDIRRELEFLLLLEELGSEGIAETVLKELHQAYLTSQPDQKAAEGSGSTQAAVESCLRTLLEKKKPRLAQSLAHFLQDQSPTEDHTLQHTFIQHLMKKLAKPEKKVEEWVEEIYAVLAVMPWSSGRSAGQFEALCEALWAARDGPLKEERILSSLLRPQCDALVSLYCSTALRLQRDHLLRSTPDTQVELPEAEKLALSLCCHKDRPSIWKAIYFECLSSGKHFLEQVLVTALDLVKHEEFSQLRELVQLEFQPLSRLLLLLGWTQCRSLSSAQKLLSVLHREQAPASDSVLQEFANLLSSQLGILEWCKNNNPGISMEALLTQLHTLDNHSALYILHTLTPLPQFEERRILDLLQQLPNPPGPDDSEAIRTLSPGAQRNIVLFQGFCVMKYTIYALCVNAHKYSNCSECESMHHQQQQLPTEAETDQTQTSTSSEGFHLQFQHYLTECQLYLEAVPAMFRLELLENIFSLLFLSTADFTQQIPKDTSLNANQDCSSDTRNANVELGAKAQTDETDHCRSQKLRSSSPTSSHPSHLDLGHFVQGCRGFVVDVAAMEGFLKLLKEGLEGMCVVGQQEGQEGESLGCSVTPETFGARLQRLSKRTAEAQWRLQIITSNQGSENGSEGRLPMSTVGYTATSLGRSKSSSLRRRKRPGRHVAERQTSIEKHNGEVSTSASDGGGGTVTPCVEVEVCPCGGPHSWLVPAMLSPPESLLMSCIRRGNFMEAHQVSLVFDLGASPCCGELVFMERYKEVLVELERVEQKMDNQPMSSSSSSSEGLGSVAASGTGRARLGSSGRSTLQAIGSAAAAGVAFYSISDIADRLLSSPAHSMPSLEEEYWLSCCSSDPSGLLTTLLEELSPAAMAAFDLACCHCQLWKTSRQLLDTAERRLNNSLETRGVRIDPKVPHSQGICGFPMVLQQISKILSHFATNKGSVKTEAVMEDQVFSSPFGCCIQEVLLCCNPTLTEESISARLSLAQRLETTLHILSTATDNTEGSAGSALLALLVEQASLKQAELDVHPVRTNMKQLLRSLDQLCPFEPDGDLARPDYVRSFLDYVNTLASVLVRSLASEDQSGEVKLGNPLLVLLQAPFQLLSHLLFDRQVSPDRVLSLLQQEGLRLSVQQVIVQRCCETLPLWFSCPAAETDPDQTRKDDGVFSVGSLSALLQQHAQEHKTTLGITETPSGTQSDASSDSEASVEDNTPTNLSTSPPSQSSSSSSSSSSSNSFLLTPSALSFLKSRSPLLATLACLSACKGENAKAQSSGWSGYFRSGRKEVVLDGEQISREADTLLKDFPILWAYLHSLAEPVLGAPLTEGEGGSAGLGAVICGKPLVTLLLSGPQEGVTQAVAAEAFQKALSSKDLDRALSLLELYGQGCSQEGALRDQLLSYAALEDGVEGTGQLFRVQDANLRARVALQALERWPLSSCLELLDFCLSDLNTAASLRTGLERKKKELDIYRLMLNLQPRLPWATWQELRNESKTNPEPMLSRMLKAKEFSLCAQWVELYPVSEQLRLQLKTEHLLHLLEKGQTDEAFQLLEGLSDFVVGLEICEHALDRCPGLAACHFLADYLTLHFQRQVSPSRRQHIHALHLGSKVLLTLPPAARHDYFPLLSEPLLMLEQLLMNLKVDWADMAVRTLRSLLVGQEAGFGAEDIDHLLADYASKALDFSCAPRERSRSDSVISLQDSLMQCPAQDSCSLSSNQIESPTPSTSSTPTRTSSSNSLDRERDRNSAGRKRRSPAKFQPPDQPPGRRDWVPDTQQHVCMVCHRERFTMFNRRHHCRRCGRLVCHACSERKMLVEGSPGEEVRVCDQCYTYFHPDSDDELEQAEVAGSLVVTEEALDGMMHLPEVIQQQIQLSTNSAENQLLRSEFYYEQAPSAYLCVAILSLHSDQTACGHQLIVHCRSLSCKLTNPEVDACLLTDIMRQLLFSAKLMFVKVGRSQDLALCDSYISKVDVLKILVAANYKYIPSLDDILETSAVTRLRNQLLEAEHYQLAVEVSTKSGLDPGGMWQAWGMASLKAGNLSGAREKFSRCLKAPVDRNQLSLGPLLLQEIVQHLETIVRPTVATSSGEDILASLRELEDALSDACPVERPEGPTQSGDLNQECLYYLNTYGTHLALISFWVRHDSMTEALTYLLNKECPEEVFLDGVLQPSLERGRLGALQGILEKLDPGLDTCSRYLIASCQFLQRRGYFNTLYQLQQFMMDHVRAAMTCIRFFTHGASSYLQLGEQQRWLVRAKEHLRAYLQELQGRGAGRRKSQVNSFRKMMSSSDVSRHMNTIELQLEVTRFLHRCENAASSKTPQTSTPSSKSSASSSPPTLFGGSPMKVEVACKVMLGGKNIEEGFGIAYRVIQDFQLEAQAVYMRAGQRLVRQRQYGAVRQLFKCVSESGTATKNDCDALILSCVSIADKGPSDARELESLILETKSTESKIKAYLLCGKLRPAYLLAVKLEASRAGPLVQDVLQAAEGAQDSVMQNICRQWLSEHHNKSSQQRPGRPTAR from the exons ATGTATCCTTTCAGCCGTGAGGCGGAGACCTCGCTTCAGGACCTGTTTGAGTATTTCAAGAGGTGCCTGCAGCACGGGGAGTGGGAGCTGGCCAGTGCCTGTGTGCCACAGCTGGTCCAGTCAACACACTCGGAAAACCTGCAGGACATTATCAAAGCTATCATCTGCCACCCGTACAAGTTAGA ATGGGAGACTGTGGGCAGCCCACACAGACTGGCTTGGTTTTGGCTTCAGGTTTTGGAGAAATGGACAGAAGAGAAG GTTTCTCCCGACATCAGAAGAGAGCTGGAGTTTCTTCTGCTCCTGGAGGAACTGGGTTCAGAGGGCATAGCAGAGACTGTTCTCAAG GAGTTGCATCAGGCCTACCTGACCAGCCAGCCGGACCAAAAGGCTGCAGAGGGTTCGGGATCAACACAAGCTGCTGTTGAGTCCTGCCTCCGAACCTTgttggagaagaagaagcccaGACTGGCTCAGTCTTTAGCACATTTCTTACAG GACCAGTCACCCACAGAGGACCACACTCTGCAGCACACGTTCATCCAACACCTGATGAAGAAACTGGCAAAACCAgagaagaaggtggaggagTGGGTGGAGGAGATATACGCAGTGTTGGCCGTGATGCCGTGGAGCTCTGGCCGGAGCGCTGGGCAGTTTGAGGCTCTGTGTGAAGCGCTGTGGGCAGCCAGAGACGGACCcctgaaagaggagaggatcCTGAGCTCGCTGCTCCGGCCTCAGTGCGACGCTCTGGTCTCTCTGTACTGCTCCACTGCTCTGAGGCTGCAGAGGGATCATCTGCTGAGGAGCACGCCCGACACACAAG TGGAGCTCCCTGAAGCAGAGAAGCTGGCTCTCAGTTTATGTTGCCACAAGGATCGTCCATCCATTTGGAAGGCCATCTATTTTGAGTGCCTTAGCAGCGGGAAGCACTTCCTGGAGCAGGTCTTG GTTACTGCACTTGACCTGGTTAAACACGAGGAGTTTTCTCAGCTGAGAGAATTAGTGCAGCTGGAGTTTCAGCCATTGTCTCGTCTGCTGTTGCTGCTCGGCTGGACTCAGTGTCGCAGCCTGAGCTCGGCCCAAAAGCTGCTCAGTGTCCTTCATCGCGAGCAG GCACCAGCCAGTGACTCTGTTCTGCAGGAATTTGCCAACCTTCTGTCCTCTCAGCTCGGAATACTCGAAtggtgtaaaaacaacaaccc AGGTATTTCCATGGAGGCCTTGCTGACACAGCTTCACACCCTGGACAATCACTCAGCTCTCTATATTCTGCATACTCTGACTCCTCTGCCTCAGTTTGAGGAGCGCAGGATACTggatctgctgcagcagctgccaaATCCACCAGGACCAG ACGACTCTGAGGCCATCAGGACTCTGAGCCCTGGTGCACAGAGGAACATAGTTCTGTTTCAGGGCTTCTGTGTCATGAAGTACACCATCTATGCTCTTTGCGTAAATGCACATAAATACTCAAACTGCTCCGAGTGTGAGTCCAtgcatcatcagcagcagcaactgcCTACTGAAGCAGAAACAGACCAAACTCAAACCTCAACTTCCTCAGAGG GTTTCCATCTGCAGTTCCAGCACTACCTGACAGAATGTCAGCTCTACCTGGAGGCCGTTCCAGCCATGTTCCGCCTGGAGCTCCTGGAGAacatcttctccctcctcttcctgtccaCCGCTGACTTCACGCAGCAGATTCCAAAAGACACCAGTTTGAATGCCAATCAGGACTGTTCATCAGACACAAGAAACGCTAATGTAGAATTAGGAGCCAAAGCACAGACGGATGAGACTGATCACTGCAGGAGCCAGAAGCTGCGTTCAAGTTCCCCAACATCATCCCACCCTAGTCACCTGGACCTGGGACACTTCGTCCAGGGCTGCAGGGGTTTTGTGGTGGATGTTGCAGCCATGGAgggtttcctgaagctgctgaaggaaGGGCTGGAGGGCATGTGCGTGGTGGGTCAGCAGGAGGGGCAGGAGGG GGAGAGCCTCGGCTGCTCGGTGACGCCGGAGACATTCGGGGCTCGTCTGCAGAGGTTGTCCAAACGCACTGCAGAGGCTCAGTGGAGGCTGCAGATCATCACCAGCAACCAGGGCAGCGAAAATG GCTCAGAGGGCCGCCTCCCCATGTCGACGGTCGGCTATACTGCGACTTCTCTGGGACGCAGTAAGAGCTCCAGtctgaggagaaggaagagacCAGGGAGGCACGTAGCAGAGAGACAAACCTCCATAGAGAAACACAATGGAGAAGTCAGCACCAGTGCATCAG ACGGTGGAGGAGGGACAGTGACACCTTGTGTAGAAGTGGAGGTCTGTCCTTGCGGAGGTCCCCACAGCTGGCTGGTCCCTGCCATGTTGTCCCCTCCAGAGTCTCTGCTCATGTCCTGCATCCGCCGAGGAAACTTCATGGAAGCTCATCAG GTGTCTCTGGTGTTCGATCTGGGGGCGTCTCCCTGTTGTGGCGAGTTGGTGTTCATGGAGCGCTACAAAGAAGTTCTGGTGGAGTTGGAGCGGGTGGAGCAGAAGATGGATAACCAGCCTATGTcttcgtcgtcctcctcctcagaggGGCTGGGGTCAGTGGCTGCGTCCGGCACAGGGAGGGCTCGGCTGGGCAGCAGCGGCCGCTCCACGCTGCAGGCCATCggaagtgctgctgctgcag GTGTGGCTTTCTACTCCATCTCGGACATAGCAGACCGTCTCCTTAGTTCCCCCGCTCACTCGATGCCATCCCTGGAGGAAGAGTActggctgagctgctgctcctcagatCCGTCTGGCCTCCTCACCacgctgctggaggagctgagccCAGCAGCCATGGCGGCCTTCGACCTGGCGTGCTGCCACTGTCAGCTTTGGAAGACGTCCCGGCAGCTGCTGGACACAGCAGAGCGCCGGCTCAACAACAGCCTGGAGACTCGAG GAGTAAGAATTGACCCCAAAGTTCCTCATTCTCAGGGGATCTGTGGATTTCCAATGGTGTTACAACAGATCAGCAAGATCCTCAGTCACTTTGCAACAAACAAGGGCTCCGTCAAAACAG AAGCTGTTATGGAGGACCAAGTGTTTTCCAGCCCGTTCGGCTGCTGTATTCAGGAAGTGCTCCTGTGTTGCAACCCCACCCTGACCGAGGAGAGCATCTCTGCTCGACTCAGTCTGGCTCAACGCTTGGAGACCACCCTGCACATTCTGAGCACCGCTACAGATAATACAG AGGGCAGCGCGGGCAGCGCTCTTCTGGCTCTGTTAGTGGAGCAGGCCAGCCTGAAGCAGGCGGAGCTCGACGTTCACCCTGTCCGCACCAACATGAAACAGCTGCTTCGCTCCCTGGACCAGCTCTGCCCCTTCGAGCCGGATGGAGACCTCGCCAGACCTGATTACGTTCGCAGTTTCCTTGACTACGTCAACACGTTAGCATCCGTGCTGGTGCGCAGCCTTGCTTCAGAAG ACCAAAGTGGTGAAGTGAAGCTTGGGAATCCCCTGCTCGTGTTGCTTCAAGCCCCATTTCAGCTCCTCTCCCACCTGCTCTTTGACAGACAGGTGTCTCCTGACAG agtgctgtccctgctgcagcaggaaggtCTGCGACTGAGCGTCCAGCAGGTGATTGTCCAGCGATGCTGTGAGACTTTGCCCTTGTGGTTCTCTTGTCCAGCTGCTGAAACAGACCCTGATCAAACCAGAAAAGATGATGGAGTGTTCAGCGTTGGCAGCTTGTCTGCCCTGCTCCAGCAGCACGCTCAGGAGCACAAGACAACTCTGGGAATCACAGAAACTCCTTCAGGCACTCAGTCAGATGCAAGCTCGGACTCTGAGGCCTCAGTGGAAGACAACACACCAACCAACCTCTCCACTTCGCCTCCCTctcagtcctcctcctcctcttcctcctcttcttcgtcaAACTCTTTCCTCCTCACACCATCGGCCCTGTCTTTCCTAAAGTCTCGCTCCCCCTTACTGGCCACGCTGGCGTGTCTGAGTGCATGTAAAGGAGAAAACGCTAAGGCACAATCCTCCGGATGGTCGGGATATTTCCGCAGTGGACGTAAGGAGGTTGTCCTGGACGGTGAGCAGATTTCTCGAGAAGCGGATACTCTCCTGAAAGATTTCCCTATTCTCTGGGCCTATCTTCACTCCCTGGCTGAACCAGTGCTGGGCGCCCCGCTGactgagggagagggaggctcCGCTGGACTCGGGGCGGTGATTTGTGGGAAACCTCTCGTCACTCTCCTGCTGTCTGGGCCACAGGAAGGAGTTACCCAGGCTGTGGCAGCTGAGGCCTTCCAGAAAGCTCTTTCCTCCAAAGACCTGGACCGAGCTCTCAGCCTCCTGGAGCTGTATGGGCAAGGCTGCAGCCAGGAGGGGGCGCTAAGAGACCAGCTGCTTTCCTATGCTGCTTTGGAAG ATGGAGTTGAAGGCACAGGTCAGCTGTTCCGCGTGCAGGACGCGAACCTGCGAGCCCGTGTTGCCCTGCAGGCTCTGGAGCGATGGCCCCTGTCGTCCTGCCTGGAGCTGCTCGACTTCTGCCTCAGTGACCTGAACACTGCGGCCTCGCTGAGAACCGGCTTGGAGCGGAAGAAGAAAGAACTGGACATCTATCGCTTG ATGTTGAATCTACAGCCTCGGTTGCCCTGGGCTACGTGGCAGGAGCTGAGGAATGAGTCCAAGACAAACCCTGAGCCCATGTTGTCCCGGATGCTGAAGGCAAAA gagttttctctgtgtgcacagtGGGTGGAGCTGTACCCTGTGTCCGAGcagctgaggctgcagctgaagaCTGAGCATCTGCTTCATCTGCTGGAGAAGGGACAGACAGACGAAGCTTTCCAG TTACTCGAGGGCCTCTCTGATTTCGTGGTCGGCCTGGAGATTTGTGAGCACGCTCTGGACCGCTGCCCCGGCCTGGCTGCCTGTCACTTCCTGGCTGACTATCTCACCCTGCATTTTCAGAGGCAGGTGTCTCCCTCGCGACGACAACACATCCACGCTCTTCATCTGGGCTCGAAG gtgCTACTGACTCTGCCCCCAGCAGCCAGGCACGATTATTTCCCCCTGCTGTCCGAGCCTCTGCTGATGCTGGAGCAGCTTCTGATGAACCTGAAGGTGGACTGGGCCGACATGGCAGTGAGAACCCTGCGGAGCCTCCTGGTGGGTCAGGAGGCCGGCTTTGGTGCCGAAGACATCGATCATCTCCTGGCGGACTACGCCTCCAAGGCCCTCGACTTCTCCTGTGCCCCCAGAGAGCGGAGCAGATCCG ACTCTGTGATCAGCCTCCAGGACTCGCTGATGCAGTGTCCTGCTCAGGACAGCTGCTCCCTATCGTCCAATCAAATCGAGTCTCCAACGCCTTCCACAA GCAGCACTCCTACACGcacctcctcctcaaacagcttGGACAGGGAGAGGGATCGAAACTCAGCAGGGAGGAAACGTCGCTCGCCTGCCAAGTTCCAGCCTCCGGATCAACCCCCCGGCCGTAGAGACTGGGTCCCTGACACCCAACAGCATGTGTGCATGGTCTGCCACCGAGAGAGGTTCACCATG TTCAACAGACGGCATCACTGTCGGAGATGTGGCCGACTTGTTTGTCACGCGTGTTCTGAGCGTAAGATGCTGGTAGAGGGAAGTCCAGGAGAAGAAGTCAGAGTCTGTGACCAGTGTTACACCTACTTTCACCCAGA TTCTGACGATGAGCTGGAACAAGCTGAAG TGGCCGGTAGCCTCGTGGTGACAGAGGAAGCCTTAGATGGGATGATGCATCTGCCTGAAGTGATCCAGCAACAGATCCAACTCAGCACAAACTCTGCAGAGAACCAGCTGCTGCGGAGCGAGTTCTACTACGAACAG GCTCCCAGTGCATACCTCTGCGTGGCCATATTGTCTCTGCACAGTGACCAAACAGCGTGTGGCCACCAGCTCATCGTCCACTGCCGCTCTCTGTCCTGCAAGCTGACCAACCCGGAGGTGGACGCCTGCCTCCTCACCGACATCATGCGGCAGCTGCTCTTCAGCGCCAAGCTGATGTTCGTCAAGGTCGGCCGCAGCCAGGATCTGGCCTTGTGTGACAG TTACATCAGTAAAGTCGACGTGCTTAAGATTCTCGTGGCGGCAAATTACAAATACATTCCTTCTCTGGACGACATTCTGGAGACGTCTGCTGTCACGCGTCTTCGTAatcagctgctggaggctgAGCACTACCAGCTAGCAGTGGAG GTGTCTACGAAGAGCGGCCTGGACCCTGGTGGCATGTGGCAGGCCTGGGGGATGGCCTCTCTGAAGGCAGGGAACCTCTCAGGGGCGAGGGAGAAGTTTTCCCGCTGCCTGAAAGCTCCAGTGGACAGAAACCAGCTGAGCCTGGGTCCTTTACTGCTGCAGGAGATCGTCCAGCACCTGGAGACCATCGTACGACCCACTGTGGCCACG TCTTCTGGCGAGGACATCTTGGCATCGCTGCGGGAGCTGGAGGACGCGCTGAGCGACGCGTGTCCTGTCGAGCGACCAGAGGGACCAACGCAGAGCGGCGACCTCAACCAGGAGTGTCTGTACTACCTGAACACATATGGCACTCACCTGGCACTCATCAGCTTCTGGGTGCGGCATGACTCCATGACCGAGGCCCTGACGTACCTGCTCAACAAG GAGTGCCCAGAGGAGGTGTTTCTAGACGGTGTGTTGCAGCCCAGCCTGGAGCGAGGGCGTCTTGGCGCCCTGCAGGGGATACTGGAAAAACTGGACCCAGGCCTGGATACGTGCAGCCGCTACCTCATCGCCTCCTGCCAGTTCCTGCAGCGGCGAGGATACTTCAATACTCTCTACCAGCTCCAACAGTTCATGATG GATCATGTACGTGCAGCCATGACCTGTATCCGATTCTTCACTCATGGAGCCAGTTCGTACCTTCAGCTGGGAGAACAGCAG CGCTGGCTGGTCCGAGCCAAAGAGCACCTGAGGGCGTATCTTCAGGAGCTGCAAGGGCGGGGCGCCGGGAGGAGAAAATCTCAGGTCAACTCGTTTAGGAAGATGATGTCGTCCAGTGACGTGTCCAG GCACATGAACACGATTGAGCTCCAGCTGGAAGTGACCCGGTTCCTCCATCGCTGTGAGAATGCTGCTTCCTCCAAGACGCCACAGACCAGCACACCTTCCTCCAAGTCCTCTGCATCCAGTTCACCACCCACACTGTTCGGAGGGAGTCCGATGAAGGTTGAGGTCGCCTGTAAG